In one Penaeus monodon isolate SGIC_2016 chromosome 20, NSTDA_Pmon_1, whole genome shotgun sequence genomic region, the following are encoded:
- the LOC119585757 gene encoding probable tRNA N6-adenosine threonylcarbamoyltransferase, which translates to MTRLYERSISTPVTMVVIIGLEGSANKCGIGIIRDGEVLSNPRRTYITPPGQGFIPHDTAKHHQAHVLEVLHQALAEASITPEEIDAVAFTKGPGMAAPLISMAVVARTISQLWNKPLVAVNHCIGHIEMGRLVTGAQNPTVLYVSGGNTQIIAYLGQRYRIFGETIDMAVGNCLDRFARILMLSNAPSPGYNIEQMAKKGKKYLPLPYCVKGMDVSFSGILSYLEERADKLLKTGQYSKADLCFSLQETVFAMLVETTERAMAHCGSQEVLICGGVGCNERLQEMMGKMCEERGAKLFATNESFCIDNGAMIAQAGYCMFQSGITSTLDDTWVTQRFRTDDVPVAWRN; encoded by the exons ATGACTAGGTTATACG AGAGAAGTATCTCAACCCCAGTAACGATGGTGGTCATTATAGGACTGGAAGGAAGTGCAAATAAGTGCGGAATAGGTATCATCCGTGATGGAGAAGTCCTATCAAATCCAAGACGGACATATATCACTCCACCTGGCCAGGGCTTTATTCCTCATGACACAGCTAAGCACCATCAG GCACATGTACTGGAGGTACTACATCAGGCTTTAGCTGAAGCCTCTATAACTCCTGAAGAAATAGATGCTGTTGCTTTTACAAAGGGGCCGGGGATGGCAGCCCCCCTGATCAGCATGGCAGTTGTGGCCAGGACAATTTCACAACTGTGGAACAAGCCTCTGGTTGCGGTCAATCACTGCATTGGGCACATTGAGATGGGTAGACTAGTCACAGGAGCTCAGAATCCAACAGTGTTATATGTAAGTGGGGGTAATACACAGATTATTGCATACCTGGGTCAGAGGTACAGGATATTTGGAGAGACCATTGATATGGCAGTTGGCAACTGTCTGGATAGATTTGCGAGGATTTTGATGTTGTCCAATGCTCCAAGCCCAGGCTACAATATTGAGCAAATGGCCAAGAAAGGTAAGAAATACCTGCCACTACCATACTGTGTGAAAGGCATGGATGTCTCTTTCTCTGGCATTCTCTCTTACTTGGAAGAAAGAGCGGATAAACTTCTCAAAACAGGTCAGTACTCCAAGGCGGACCTTTGCTTCTCACTGCAGGAGACAGTGTTTGCCATGTTGGTGGAGACCACAGAGCGGGCCATGGCTCACTGTGGCTCACAGGAGGTCCTTATCTGTGGGGGTGTTGGCTGCAATGAGCGCTTGCAAGAGATGATGGGGAAAATGTGTGAGGAGCGAGGGGCTAAACTATTTGCCACCAATGAAAGCTTTTGCATTGACAATGGAGCCATGATTGCTCAGGCTGGGTATTGTATGTTCCAGTCAGGTATTACTTCTACATTAGATGACACTTGGGTCACACAGAGATTTAGAACAGATGATGTTCCTGTTGCTTGGAGAAACTGA